One Baekduia alba genomic window, GCCAGCGCCTGCGGCGTCGTGTCCACCGCCGAGGGGAACTTGACCTGCACCCACCAGCAGACGCGATCGCCCGGGTGGTAGTGCGGGACCGTGTCGACGTAGGTCGCCACCGAGCAGTCGGTCCCCGCTGCGGCGACCTTCTTGTCGATGACCGGATCGGTGGCGGTCTGCGCCGCGTCGCTGACGTCGTCGATCGCGCTGCCGTCGGGCACGTCGTGATCGATCGCCGGTCCCGGCGTCGAGCAGTCGGCGGTCCCCGGCGAGGTGCAGCGGATGAACTGCGTGGCGTCGGTGCGGACCTTGTTGTCGGCGCTGTCGCGCGTGAGGATCGGGCCGGCCGACAGGAAGTTCGACTGGTAGTGCGCGCGGGTCCGGGTCGGGAAGGTGATGGTGAAGGAGTCGTTGACGCCCGTGTGCGCGAGGTGGGCCAGGACGCTCGCGTCCCAGGTCAGTGTCCAGGTGCCGTCGGCGTTCTCGTCGGCGGTCTTGTAGGGCGCGGAGGGCACGTTGCCGCCGGCGGGGTCGCACTCGCTGTCGGCCCCGTCGTTGCCGGAGGTCCGGTTGGTCGTGTCCAGCGGGCAGAGGCCGTCGGGCAGCGTGTCGGTGACGGTGGCGCCATCGACGTAGCGGTACTCCGAGCTGGCGAACTGCAGCGTCCACGTCGTGATCGCGCCCTGTTCGAGCGCCGCGGACGACGCGGTCTTGTGCACCAGCCAGTCCTCGGCCGTGCGGGTGATCGTCGAGTTGTCGGAGACCGGGACGGGCGTGCCGCCTTGATAGGAGCCGTTGGCACGCGCGAGGTTGGTCAGCGCGGTCTCGTCGGTGATCTCGGCGCCCGAGTTGTTGTCCAGGTTGGCGCCCTGCCCGCCCGACGCCGCCGTAGGGCGCGTCCCGGTGAACGTGGTGGTGTTGGCGCGCAGCGGCACCGCGGCGCGGTAGGGGAAGGACTTCGTCTGGCCGGGCGCGAGCGTGCCGACGTCCCAGACGACGTGGGTGTAGACGCCGGTGGACAGCGGGCCGGAGCCGTCGGGGTCCACGGACTCGGTGTCGACCGAGATCGGATCAACGCAGCCTCCCACCGAGGCGATCGCGATCGACCCAGAGCCCGGGTACTCCTGCGTGCTGCCGGGATTCGTCGGCGCATCGGTCGTGTGGTCGTCGGTGCCCGTGCCGCAGCCCAGGAACTCCAGCCCCGCCGGCAGGTAGTCGTCCAGCGTCGTGCCCGTCGTGGAGTGGACGGTGTTGTTCTCGACGCCGACCGTGTAGACGACCTGGTGGTCGTGCACGCCGCGCAAGATCTCGCCCTCGGCCGACGGCTCGTCCTTGGTCACCTTGATCGCGTTGATCGTCTCGGTGCCCGAGACCGGGCCGGCCGAGCCGGTCGCGCCGCCCGCCGGGGCGCCGGCGGCGTCGAACTTCGGCACGAACCGCGGGTCGGAGTTCACGAACGCCTGCGCGGTGACCGGGAAGGTCGAGCCGACGTCGTAGGACGCCTGCGAGTAGTTGAGGTCGAACGCGAGCGTCCGGCTCGAGTTCGGCGAGAGGTCCGAGACGTTGCTGAACAGCAGCGTGGTCTGCCCAGCGGCCGGCTGGTCGGCGATCACGTCCGGCGCGACCGCGGCGCCGCCCGAGTAGCTCACGCCCACCGGCAGGACGACCCGGTAGCTGAGGTTGTAACCGTAGGTCCCGGGCGGGTTGGTCGCTGTGACCGTCACCGGCACGGCTTCGCCGTACAGCACGCTGCGCGACGACACCGACGCCGAGATGTCGGGCGTGCCCGCGGCCTGGGCGGCGGCGGTAGGAACAGCAAAGAGGGCGAGCGCGAACAGCGCGCGGCCCAGGGCGCGAAGGCGGAAGGACATCAAAGGGGAGTTGTTTGGGGAGGGAGACGTTGGACGTTTCATCTGCGTGCGGGCCGAGTCAGCCACGCAAGACACCGGATTCCGTTCGCCACCTTACGCCCGGGACCTGCGTCCCGCGACGGTCGGTGTCTGATGTTGATCGGTGGAGGACATGCATCCATGCGCCGAACCACTCCAACAAGTGCCCGCCGCGGTCGACCTCGGTCCAGCGATCGACGCGCGCCGTGCGCTCCGCCCGGGGCCGCAACCTCGGCCTGGGGCTGCCGGGGCATCGGGCTGGGCCTGATCACCGGCGGGTTCGCGCTGCGGGCCGTGCTCGTCGATGCCGGCGGCGCTCGTCCAGCGTCCTCGTGCGTGAGGCGTTCTGGGCGGCCGAGGCCGTTCATCGGGCTCGAGGGAGCCGGCGTCACTGGAGCGGGCTCCGGCGCAGGAGCCGGCGTCGGGGTGGGGTTCGGCGTCGGAGAGGGGTTCGGCGCCGGGACGGGAGCGGGCGCCCGCATCGGAGGCGCCGTCGAGCATGGGCAGGGCAGGCTTTCGCAGTGGATCCCGTCGCCGTTGGCATTATCCGCCCAAGTGGCGTGTCCACCGATCTAACGGTCCGGCTGCTGCCGGCGTCGGCGCGAGCGACCCGCGTCCTCTTCATAAGCCACGCCGCCGTGCGCGTGTCCACGCCGGAAGCCGCGCCCAGCACGTCGCCCAGCGGGGTGACGGGCGCGGCTCGGGGACGGCTGCGTTTGCCTCAACTCGATAGCCGAACGTGGCGCGGCCTCGGCGTGATCTGATCTGCTCCTGCGCTCATTGTCCTGTCTCCGCCCGATCGTGAGGTCACGGCCATGTCCACGCCTGAAGGGAAGGCAACCGCCCCCAAGTCAGCTCACCCCCACGCTCTGAGGATCCTCTCGCGCAAGCCCCTGACCACGGGGCGGGCGGCGTGGATCATCGCGTGGGTCACCGTCTTGATGACGATCATCAGCGGGCTGCTGATCCACCTCACCGATAAGAAGAATTACCCTGAGATCGGTGACGGCTTGTGGTGGGCCATACAAACCGTCACGACCGTCGGCTACGGGGACCTCGTGCCCACGAGCACGACGGGACGGTTTATCGCCGCGCTGGTGATGGTTGTCGGGATCGGCTTCCTGACCGTCGTCACTGCCGCGATCACGTCAACGTTCGTCGAGTCCGCCCGGCGCCGCCTGCAGGCCACGAGAACCGACACCGTGTCCGCGAGGCTCGATCAGATCGGCACGCGTCTGGACGCGATCGAAGCGACGCTCAAGAACATCAGCGGGCACCGCGACGACGCTCCGCGATGAACCGCCGACCGGATCCCGGCGATCAGCCGGGCGCGAGTTCGGGCTGTGGGTCGCGCTTTGCTTCGCGTGCGCCCAGAGCGTGGACGACGGCCAGGCCGACGACGAGCAGGCCGACACCGACGAGGATCTCAACGCCGCGTTCCTCGGCCTCGAAGCCGACCTGGCCGGGTGCGGACAGCAGGAGCACGAGCGAGAAGGTGTAGAGGCCATACATCAGCCAGTAGGTCTTCTTGGCCTGCGTGAGCGCGATGATGAAGGCGATGACGCCGATCGTGGTGAGGACGGCTTGAGGCGGCGAGATGATGGCGATCGGGACGGCTGCGGCGATTCCGAGCGCGGTGCCGAGCGCCTTGCCGCGGATGCGGTCGCGTTTGCCCATGATGATGTACAGGACCAGGATGAGCACCGGCTCGGGAACCCAGTAGGGCTCGGTCCAGCCCAGCGCCACGCCGATCGCGGCGGTGGCACCGAGAACGAGTCCGAACATGCCCGCCACCCCGGCGGCGACGCGCGGGGCAAGGTGATCGCCGTCCACGATCCTTGGAGCGCCGAACCGGTGCGCGAGGACGACGCCGTAGAGCGACGCGATCGCGAGGATCACGCCGTAGATCACGGCGTCGGTCACCGTGGAGACGGGCGTGACGAACGTGGCGGCATAGGGGACCATCAGCAGCGCGGCAAACCACCCGAACCTGATCCCGGCGCCGGCAATGACACCCGCGGCGGCCAGCAGAGCCACCCACCACCAGTCATAGGCGGTATACGCCCCGAGCCCTCCCGCTACTCCGAGTGCCGGGGCGACGTACAGCATGCGGTGGGTGCCGCCGAGTTTCGCTCCGACGGCGCCGAGCAGCACCCCGGTGAACATCGCCGAGACCCCGAGTTCCCCGACGAACGCGCCGATCACCAGCGCGGGCAGGACGAGCACCACCACGACAGCGCCAACGATGTGCAGCACTCGCCGCGCGCCGGACGGCTTAGGTTCGGCACCTGC contains:
- a CDS encoding FUSC family protein; this translates as MAIEADAAGAEPKPSGARRVLHIVGAVVVVLVLPALVIGAFVGELGVSAMFTGVLLGAVGAKLGGTHRMLYVAPALGVAGGLGAYTAYDWWWVALLAAAGVIAGAGIRFGWFAALLMVPYAATFVTPVSTVTDAVIYGVILAIASLYGVVLAHRFGAPRIVDGDHLAPRVAAGVAGMFGLVLGATAAIGVALGWTEPYWVPEPVLILVLYIIMGKRDRIRGKALGTALGIAAAVPIAIISPPQAVLTTIGVIAFIIALTQAKKTYWLMYGLYTFSLVLLLSAPGQVGFEAEERGVEILVGVGLLVVGLAVVHALGAREAKRDPQPELAPG
- a CDS encoding potassium channel family protein, whose amino-acid sequence is MSTPEGKATAPKSAHPHALRILSRKPLTTGRAAWIIAWVTVLMTIISGLLIHLTDKKNYPEIGDGLWWAIQTVTTVGYGDLVPTSTTGRFIAALVMVVGIGFLTVVTAAITSTFVESARRRLQATRTDTVSARLDQIGTRLDAIEATLKNISGHRDDAPR